A single Haloglycomyces albus DSM 45210 DNA region contains:
- a CDS encoding ferritin-like fold-containing protein, whose amino-acid sequence MDNQNEQSRSVDDEATVELLQLFLMHQLWAFDRYSSNVIFAPDFARHLRLAEAAGATINDLEPIKIDLKHRGSPPRRSQQYEPVITAYHHATNPRDWLEVMVKLYVGRGIAQDFFNELAGALGERVEKIIAAGGQDGGVGEFAAAEIRAAIAADATSAGRLSLWGRRIAGEALNLVQQIVAADERLRTLAPLDEDGELTVLVRNLNRQHQERMKAVGLNN is encoded by the coding sequence GTGGACAACCAGAATGAACAATCGCGCTCCGTCGATGATGAAGCGACCGTAGAGTTGCTGCAGCTGTTCCTGATGCATCAATTGTGGGCGTTTGATCGATATAGCTCGAATGTCATTTTTGCCCCGGATTTCGCCCGTCATCTGCGTCTGGCCGAAGCCGCCGGCGCCACGATCAACGACTTGGAACCGATCAAGATCGATCTGAAACATCGTGGTTCCCCTCCCCGACGCTCCCAGCAGTACGAACCCGTCATCACCGCCTACCACCACGCCACCAATCCCAGAGATTGGTTGGAAGTCATGGTCAAGCTTTACGTGGGCCGGGGAATCGCCCAGGATTTCTTCAATGAGCTGGCCGGGGCACTTGGGGAGCGAGTAGAGAAGATCATTGCCGCAGGAGGCCAGGACGGTGGGGTGGGCGAGTTCGCCGCCGCGGAAATCCGTGCGGCCATTGCCGCCGACGCCACCAGTGCCGGACGGTTGTCTCTGTGGGGTCGACGTATCGCCGGAGAGGCATTGAACCTGGTGCAGCAGATCGTAGCGGCGGACGAGAGGCTGCGGACGCTCGCACCCCTCGACGAGGACGGCGAGTTGACCGTCTTGGTGCGCAACCTTAACCGGCAACATCAAGAGCGCATGAAGGCGGTCGGCCTGAACAACTGA
- a CDS encoding DEAD/DEAH box helicase yields the protein MNNTNGQIGSKFTDLGVRPETAEALASHGIDNAFAIQEYAIPIALRGSDIIGRAPTGTGKTYGFGLPLIDRVRAADEGTDGRPQALVLVPTRELGMQVARDLEDAGKSRAVRVLALYGGTSYQPQIDALKSGVEIVVSTPGRLLDLYKSKRLQLSGMKHVVLDEADRMLDMGFAEDVEKILGLLPEERQTMLFSATMPDTIMSLSRRYMNRPITVSAEPPESQQEFDRTPQTRQLFYMTHALNKVEVLARALQARERGLTIIFCRTKRSAHKLTQELDFRGFSVGAVHGDLGQKAREKALRAFRSGSIDTLVATDVASRGIDVQDVTHVFNYDAPEEADSYTHRIGRTGRAGANGIAVTFIAWEEMARWKFLAKALGVDDKEILETYHTSDHLFADLDIPHDVTGSLASADRNGDRMGVEDADRRDSGSGGRNRRRGGGRRRSRQGQQGRERNRDTGSQSNSDGGADRPRRRRRRRGSNSTTGQSVPEAAQRGGERRSSEAPQDRSEAGPRRRRRRRRSE from the coding sequence GTGAACAATACAAATGGTCAAATCGGTTCGAAATTTACCGACTTGGGGGTACGCCCCGAAACGGCCGAGGCCTTGGCGTCGCATGGAATCGACAACGCCTTTGCCATTCAAGAATACGCGATTCCGATCGCCCTGCGCGGCAGCGATATCATCGGACGCGCCCCCACCGGAACGGGGAAGACCTACGGTTTCGGCCTTCCCCTGATCGACCGGGTTCGGGCCGCGGACGAAGGTACGGACGGCCGTCCACAGGCGCTCGTTCTCGTTCCCACTCGTGAGCTGGGCATGCAAGTGGCCCGCGACTTGGAAGACGCGGGTAAGTCCCGGGCCGTCCGGGTCTTGGCTCTGTACGGTGGCACGTCCTATCAGCCGCAGATCGACGCGCTGAAGAGCGGCGTCGAAATCGTCGTCAGCACGCCCGGGCGGCTACTCGACCTCTACAAGTCCAAGCGGCTCCAGTTGAGCGGCATGAAACATGTGGTCTTGGACGAGGCCGATCGCATGCTGGACATGGGATTCGCCGAGGACGTCGAGAAGATCCTCGGTCTGCTGCCCGAAGAGCGTCAGACCATGCTTTTCAGCGCCACCATGCCCGATACGATCATGTCTCTGTCTCGGCGCTACATGAATCGCCCCATTACCGTCAGCGCGGAACCGCCGGAGTCGCAGCAGGAGTTCGACAGGACTCCCCAGACGCGGCAGCTGTTCTATATGACCCACGCGCTCAATAAGGTCGAGGTCCTCGCACGTGCATTGCAGGCCCGGGAACGCGGCCTGACGATCATCTTCTGCCGTACCAAGCGTTCGGCGCACAAGCTCACGCAGGAACTGGATTTCCGCGGCTTTTCAGTGGGAGCCGTCCACGGCGACCTGGGACAGAAGGCGCGGGAAAAGGCTCTGCGGGCCTTCCGTTCCGGCTCGATCGATACGCTCGTGGCCACCGATGTGGCGTCGCGCGGCATCGACGTGCAGGACGTGACGCACGTATTCAATTACGACGCACCGGAGGAAGCCGATTCCTATACGCACCGTATTGGGCGTACGGGTCGCGCCGGTGCCAACGGCATTGCCGTCACCTTCATCGCTTGGGAAGAGATGGCGCGTTGGAAATTCCTGGCCAAGGCGCTGGGAGTCGACGACAAAGAGATTCTCGAGACCTATCACACGTCCGATCACCTGTTCGCCGACCTTGACATCCCCCACGATGTCACCGGCTCGCTCGCCTCGGCCGACCGCAACGGCGACCGCATGGGCGTAGAGGATGCAGACCGCCGCGATTCCGGCTCGGGCGGGCGTAACCGCCGCCGGGGAGGCGGCCGCCGCAGGTCACGTCAGGGCCAGCAGGGGCGTGAACGCAATCGCGATACGGGGTCGCAGTCCAACAGCGACGGCGGCGCGGATCGGCCGCGTCGTCGGCGTCGCCGCCGGGGATCGAACTCCACCACCGGTCAGAGCGTCCCTGAAGCCGCACAGCGTGGCGGTGAACGTCGGTCGTCCGAGGCGCCGCAGGATCGTTCCGAGGCCGGACCGCGTCGTCGGCGTCGCCGTCGCCGCTCCGAGTAG
- the folE gene encoding GTP cyclohydrolase I FolE, with product MSEELDNLAARLVDGRINGSPVEDTVDLKRIEAAVREILIGIGEDPDREGLTETPRRVARAYAELFAGLRVSPEQIMKTNFSEDYNELVLVRDIEVQSFCEHHLLPFIGAAHIGYIPGDEGKIIGLSKLARLVEVYSRRPQVQERLTAQIADQLSEALEARGVIVVVECEHTCMSMRGIRKPGAKTVTSAVRGILQSDARSRAEAMSLLKV from the coding sequence ATGTCAGAGGAACTCGACAATCTCGCTGCCCGCCTGGTGGACGGTCGCATAAATGGCAGCCCCGTAGAAGACACCGTCGACCTCAAACGTATTGAGGCAGCCGTTCGGGAAATCCTCATCGGAATCGGTGAAGACCCCGACCGTGAAGGTTTGACTGAGACGCCGCGTCGAGTCGCACGGGCCTACGCCGAACTGTTCGCCGGATTGCGAGTCAGCCCGGAGCAGATCATGAAGACGAACTTCAGCGAGGACTACAACGAGTTGGTTCTGGTCCGCGATATCGAAGTGCAGTCGTTCTGCGAACATCACCTGTTGCCGTTCATTGGAGCGGCACACATCGGATACATACCCGGCGACGAAGGTAAGATCATCGGCCTGTCGAAACTGGCGCGGCTGGTCGAGGTCTACTCACGCCGCCCCCAGGTTCAAGAACGTTTGACCGCGCAGATCGCCGATCAACTGTCCGAAGCGCTGGAAGCGCGAGGAGTCATAGTGGTCGTGGAGTGCGAGCACACGTGCATGTCGATGCGTGGAATTCGAAAGCCCGGTGCCAAGACGGTGACGTCAGCGGTGCGCGGCATTCTGCAGTCGGACGCGCGTAGCCGAGCCGAGGCCATGAGCCTCCTCAAGGTTTAA
- a CDS encoding GNAT family N-acetyltransferase: MEPITLEAEGLLLNRWQPSHLADLAKTYADKDIERFLVMPLPWAQKSRERHLDVMRRMWSTGNPQWAVTDHTGRFMGSVGLRTSGPKIYTITYLTAPWARNTGVAQRAVRAASAFAFDSLDAKRISWDAICGNHFSRLVAQRVGYSIEGWSRNAVFQRGVMRDVWFGGLVPGDIRSADQPPPGFARLKAQAQYFSRAQEELDTETPGLRLVPLSEEHLDDVTVTCQDEQSQKWTTVPANYTRTHSRTFLTAVSKVWERGETAVYALADAHGRYQGTIDLRLGGFHRSEGSVGYMSAPWARERGWMTAALRRICRLGFDDLRLEKINWSALANNEASLRVARKAGFTVEGTLRGHQDTPEGPREDMVIASLLPDQLN; encoded by the coding sequence ATGGAACCAATCACCCTTGAGGCAGAAGGACTCCTACTGAATAGGTGGCAGCCCTCACACTTGGCTGATCTCGCGAAAACGTATGCCGACAAGGACATCGAACGTTTCCTTGTGATGCCGCTCCCTTGGGCTCAAAAATCCCGCGAGCGCCATCTCGACGTCATGCGTCGCATGTGGTCCACCGGCAACCCGCAGTGGGCAGTGACTGATCACACGGGCCGCTTCATGGGGTCGGTCGGTCTCCGCACTTCCGGACCGAAGATCTACACCATCACCTACCTTACCGCGCCTTGGGCCCGCAACACAGGGGTCGCCCAGCGTGCGGTTCGAGCGGCGAGCGCCTTCGCCTTTGATTCCCTGGACGCGAAACGAATCTCCTGGGACGCGATTTGCGGAAACCATTTCTCACGGTTGGTCGCGCAGCGGGTCGGCTATTCCATCGAGGGTTGGAGCCGGAACGCGGTCTTTCAGCGCGGGGTAATGCGTGATGTTTGGTTCGGCGGTCTTGTGCCGGGCGACATCCGATCGGCCGATCAGCCTCCTCCGGGCTTTGCCCGCCTCAAGGCTCAAGCGCAGTATTTCTCCCGGGCACAGGAGGAATTGGATACCGAGACCCCCGGACTGCGGCTCGTACCATTGTCGGAGGAGCATCTGGACGACGTGACCGTCACCTGTCAAGACGAGCAGTCCCAGAAGTGGACGACCGTGCCGGCGAACTATACGCGCACCCATTCCAGGACGTTTCTCACTGCGGTGTCCAAAGTGTGGGAGCGCGGCGAAACGGCCGTCTACGCCTTGGCCGACGCTCATGGTCGCTATCAGGGCACCATCGATCTCCGTCTGGGCGGTTTCCACCGTTCGGAGGGAAGCGTGGGCTATATGTCCGCCCCTTGGGCTCGGGAGCGCGGATGGATGACGGCGGCACTGCGCCGAATCTGCCGATTGGGTTTTGACGACTTGCGGCTGGAAAAGATCAATTGGTCCGCGTTGGCGAACAATGAGGCGTCCCTCCGGGTCGCCCGGAAGGCGGGATTCACCGTAGAGGGGACGCTCCGGGGGCACCAGGATACGCCCGAGGGACCCCGCGAGGACATGGTGATCGCGTCTCTGCTGCCGGATCAGCTGAATTAG
- a CDS encoding ComF family protein: MVDPASRKVDGRSPRRRTVWNVATDLFFPAPCAGCRRVGDTDAGLCHDCAAELAAVIPHAVRRPCLPPIATAGPYQGVLVEALCEYKERSRRELALPLSRILMPVVTAVAGSLDQSESQVTVVPIPTTPRAYRRRGFDHVRHVARRLPAAVAPWLKARNRPDSVGLDDRSRLRAARRSLYLGSVPSTAPRGAVVLLDDVVTTGATMRVARELLEAAGIEVHGIVALAVAGR, from the coding sequence ATGGTCGACCCAGCATCTCGGAAAGTCGATGGGCGCTCTCCTCGACGGCGAACCGTCTGGAACGTCGCGACCGACCTGTTTTTTCCGGCTCCTTGTGCGGGCTGCCGTCGTGTGGGCGATACCGATGCCGGATTGTGCCACGATTGCGCCGCAGAGCTGGCCGCCGTCATTCCGCACGCGGTTCGGCGGCCATGTCTGCCTCCGATCGCGACGGCCGGGCCGTATCAAGGTGTGCTGGTGGAAGCGCTCTGCGAATACAAGGAGCGGAGCCGTCGGGAACTGGCCCTGCCACTGTCTCGGATTCTGATGCCGGTCGTCACGGCGGTAGCGGGTTCGCTGGATCAGAGTGAATCCCAGGTCACGGTGGTTCCGATTCCGACCACGCCGCGAGCGTATCGACGCCGTGGATTCGACCATGTTCGCCATGTGGCACGCCGCCTTCCGGCGGCCGTAGCACCCTGGCTGAAAGCGCGAAATCGCCCCGACTCGGTGGGCTTGGACGATCGGTCCCGACTGCGTGCGGCACGGCGAAGCCTTTACCTGGGATCGGTGCCGTCGACGGCACCACGGGGAGCGGTCGTTTTGCTGGACGACGTGGTCACGACGGGAGCGACCATGCGGGTGGCCCGGGAATTGCTGGAGGCGGCGGGGATCGAGGTACACGGGATCGTGGCTCTTGCCGTAGCCGGGCGTTAA
- the ftsH gene encoding ATP-dependent zinc metalloprotease FtsH: MTDAGKPTPEKKRFFRRPWVWFLLVGLIAIVVATMFNSSSEYEEVSTSRVLDEVYKGSSNIKDANVLDNEQIVQLELQNGDKIEAFIPAGSMESTAEEIRENVDEWDTEVNETPMIVSVLVSLLPIILIVGLLLFFMTQMQGGGSKVLSFGKSKAKMLTKDTPKTTFGDVAGANEAVEELHEIKDFLQDPKKYQELGAKIPKGVLLFGPPGTGKTLLARAVAGEAGVPFYTISGSDFVEMFVGVGASRVRDLFSQAKENAPAIVFIDEIDAVGRHRGAGMGGGHDEREQTLNQLLVEMDGFDSRGGVILIAATNRPDILDPALLRPGRFDRQIPVDAPDKEGRSSILSVHAKGKPFVPNVNFDTIARRTPGFSGADLENVINEAALLTARHNEKAISNDALEESIDRVTAGPERKGRVMGDEEKKMTAYHEGGHALVALALPHASPVHKLTILPRGRSLGHTLVLPTEDKYSQSRSEMIDTLAYALGGRAAEELVYHDPTTGAGNDIEKATSLARKMVSEYGMSQRLGAVKYGAASSEPFLGKDYGHQRDYSDEVAAVIDAEVRKLIETAHDEAYEILVRYRDVLDQMVAELLERETLNEEDLQRIAASVEKRPPMSPFNGTDKRQLSDKPPIEYNGNNGNRSNGSEPAAESNDDVDSDESESRSSGE, translated from the coding sequence GTGACCGACGCCGGGAAGCCCACACCTGAGAAGAAGCGGTTTTTCCGGAGACCGTGGGTTTGGTTTTTGCTGGTTGGCCTGATCGCGATCGTGGTGGCCACCATGTTCAACAGTAGTTCTGAGTATGAGGAAGTCTCCACGTCCAGAGTCTTGGACGAAGTTTACAAGGGTTCCAGCAATATTAAGGACGCCAACGTCCTTGACAATGAGCAGATCGTTCAGCTGGAACTGCAGAACGGCGACAAGATCGAGGCCTTTATCCCGGCGGGAAGCATGGAAAGCACCGCCGAAGAGATCCGCGAGAATGTGGATGAATGGGACACCGAGGTCAACGAGACCCCGATGATCGTCTCGGTTTTGGTGAGCTTGCTTCCCATTATTCTGATCGTCGGTCTCCTGCTGTTCTTCATGACGCAGATGCAGGGCGGCGGTTCGAAGGTATTGAGCTTCGGTAAGTCCAAGGCCAAGATGTTGACCAAGGACACCCCGAAAACCACCTTCGGCGACGTTGCCGGTGCCAATGAAGCGGTGGAAGAACTGCACGAGATCAAGGACTTCTTGCAAGACCCCAAGAAGTACCAGGAGCTGGGAGCCAAGATCCCCAAAGGCGTGCTCCTGTTCGGTCCTCCCGGTACGGGTAAGACGCTCCTGGCTCGCGCGGTAGCGGGTGAAGCGGGCGTCCCCTTCTACACCATCAGCGGTTCGGACTTCGTGGAAATGTTCGTGGGTGTCGGTGCCAGTCGTGTCCGCGACCTGTTCTCGCAGGCGAAGGAAAACGCTCCCGCGATCGTCTTCATCGATGAGATCGACGCCGTCGGGCGGCACCGCGGTGCCGGTATGGGCGGCGGCCACGACGAACGTGAGCAGACGTTGAACCAGCTTCTGGTGGAGATGGACGGATTCGACTCCCGAGGCGGCGTCATCCTCATCGCCGCGACCAACCGTCCCGACATTCTGGACCCGGCATTGCTGCGCCCGGGCCGCTTCGACCGTCAGATTCCGGTCGACGCACCCGACAAGGAAGGCCGCTCGTCGATTCTGTCGGTGCACGCCAAGGGCAAGCCCTTCGTGCCGAACGTCAATTTCGACACCATCGCGCGTCGTACCCCTGGCTTCAGCGGTGCCGACCTGGAAAACGTCATCAACGAGGCCGCGCTGCTGACTGCGCGGCACAATGAGAAGGCCATTTCCAACGACGCCCTCGAAGAGTCCATCGACCGCGTCACGGCCGGTCCCGAACGCAAGGGTCGGGTCATGGGCGACGAAGAGAAGAAGATGACCGCCTACCACGAAGGCGGACACGCTCTGGTCGCTCTGGCTCTGCCGCATGCCTCACCGGTTCACAAGCTCACCATTCTTCCGCGAGGACGTTCCCTGGGGCACACCCTGGTCCTTCCGACCGAGGACAAATACAGTCAGTCCAGGTCGGAGATGATCGATACGCTGGCCTACGCCCTGGGAGGCCGGGCCGCCGAAGAGTTGGTCTATCACGATCCGACGACTGGAGCCGGCAACGACATCGAAAAGGCCACGAGCCTGGCCCGCAAGATGGTGAGCGAGTACGGCATGAGCCAGCGGCTCGGAGCCGTGAAGTACGGGGCCGCCTCGTCCGAGCCTTTCCTGGGTAAGGATTACGGCCATCAGCGGGATTACTCCGACGAAGTCGCCGCCGTCATCGACGCGGAGGTCCGCAAGCTCATCGAAACGGCGCACGACGAGGCCTACGAGATCCTGGTCCGCTATCGCGACGTTCTGGATCAAATGGTCGCCGAGCTCCTCGAGAGGGAAACGCTCAATGAAGAGGATCTGCAGCGTATCGCCGCCAGCGTGGAAAAGCGCCCGCCGATGTCGCCGTTTAATGGGACCGACAAGCGTCAGTTGTCGGACAAACCGCCCATCGAGTACAACGGAAACAACGGCAATCGGTCGAACGGTTCCGAACCGGCCGCCGAATCGAACGACGACGTTGATTCGGACGAGTCCGAATCCCGCAGCTCCGGGGAATAA
- the secA gene encoding preprotein translocase subunit SecA, with the protein MSFFERILRAGEGRQLKRLKAITNAVNSLEDEFKKLSDAELRATTDEYKERLADGATLDELMPEAFATVRETAWRVQGKRPYDVQIMGGAALHQGNIAEMKTGEGKTLASTLPAYLNALTGKGVHIVTVNDYLVRRDAEWMGEIHRFLGLTVGVAASGESSEQRREAYACDITYSTNNELAFDYLRDNMTTSIDKMVQRGHNFAIVDEVDSILIDEARTPIIISGPADHQKRWYSEFAKIAKVLKPEQDYEVDEGKRTIAITEEGVSRVEDRLGVDNLYDSVNTPLVGYLNNALKAKELFADNREYIVAPNGDVNIVDEFTGRVMEGRRFNDGIHQAIEAKEGVDIKQENQTFATTTLQNYFRMYDKLAGLTGTAQTEAAEFHRVYDMGVVPIATNKPMIRLDQKDVIYKTEEAKYSAVVDDIAERYETGQPVLVGTVSVDKSEELSAALSKRGIRHNVLNAKNHAHEADIIAQAGRKGAVTVATNMAGRGTDIHLGGNPEHLAAAELRQRGLADADEDTYAAEWEETLKKFEAACEAEGDEVCDLGGLYVLGTERHESRRIDNQLRGRSGRQGDPGESRFYLSLSDDLMKRFNADVVKAMMNRLRVPDDVPIESKMVTRQIQSAQTQIESHNGEIRKKVLEYDEVLNKQREVVYGERLKVLKGEQVTDHITNMIDEVLAAYVEGATSEGYPEEWDLDELWRGLKQLYPVSIKHKDLVREAGDIDDLDPDRILEALSEDAHGGYSRRRAEFGEEVFDDLERRILLQTIDKKWREHLYEVDYLKQGISLRAYAQRDPLIEYKREAYDMFQTMMDGIKEDTVRFLMNAEIKVRTDSEESSRAQAEVRGMEAAKDPSQLRLSAPTIDGAAGSGATEVSSADKDGQSVFQRPPQPVKGSKRDVKRTPGAGRKGSAKVAAKSSQKSRGPRNSEAPPAQQANPQQRRNDGAPNRNAPCHCGSGKKFKKCHGAPGAN; encoded by the coding sequence GTGTCTTTCTTCGAGAGGATACTCCGCGCTGGTGAAGGCCGCCAGTTGAAGCGACTGAAAGCAATCACCAATGCAGTGAACTCATTGGAAGACGAGTTCAAAAAACTGAGTGATGCTGAATTGCGGGCCACGACCGACGAATACAAGGAGCGCCTGGCCGACGGAGCGACCTTGGACGAATTGATGCCGGAGGCCTTTGCGACCGTGCGCGAGACAGCGTGGCGTGTCCAGGGGAAGCGCCCCTACGATGTGCAGATTATGGGCGGCGCGGCGCTGCATCAAGGCAATATTGCGGAAATGAAAACCGGTGAGGGTAAAACCCTCGCCTCGACTCTTCCGGCCTACCTCAACGCTTTGACGGGTAAGGGCGTTCATATCGTTACCGTCAATGATTACCTGGTCCGACGTGACGCCGAGTGGATGGGTGAGATCCACCGTTTCCTGGGGCTGACGGTAGGGGTCGCCGCCTCTGGAGAGAGTTCGGAACAGCGTCGCGAAGCGTATGCGTGTGACATCACCTATTCCACCAACAACGAATTGGCTTTCGACTACCTCCGCGACAATATGACCACCTCGATCGACAAGATGGTGCAGCGGGGACACAACTTCGCGATCGTTGACGAGGTCGACTCCATTCTCATCGACGAAGCGCGTACGCCCATCATCATCTCCGGACCTGCCGACCACCAAAAACGGTGGTATTCGGAGTTCGCCAAGATCGCGAAGGTTCTCAAACCCGAGCAGGATTACGAGGTGGACGAGGGCAAACGCACCATCGCCATTACCGAGGAAGGCGTATCGCGCGTCGAGGACCGCCTCGGAGTGGACAATCTGTACGACTCGGTCAACACCCCCCTCGTCGGCTACCTCAACAATGCTTTGAAGGCCAAGGAACTGTTCGCCGATAATCGCGAATACATCGTCGCTCCCAACGGGGACGTCAATATCGTGGACGAGTTCACCGGTCGTGTCATGGAGGGCCGCCGTTTCAACGACGGTATTCACCAGGCGATCGAAGCCAAAGAAGGCGTGGACATCAAGCAGGAGAACCAGACTTTTGCCACCACCACGCTGCAGAACTACTTCCGGATGTACGACAAGTTGGCCGGGCTGACCGGTACGGCGCAGACGGAAGCGGCCGAGTTCCATCGCGTATACGACATGGGCGTCGTCCCGATCGCCACCAACAAACCCATGATCCGCTTGGATCAAAAGGACGTCATCTACAAGACCGAGGAAGCGAAGTACTCCGCGGTCGTGGACGACATCGCCGAGCGCTATGAAACCGGGCAGCCGGTTCTGGTCGGTACGGTGTCGGTGGACAAGTCCGAAGAACTGTCGGCGGCCTTGAGCAAGCGAGGCATCCGGCACAATGTTCTCAACGCCAAGAACCATGCGCACGAGGCCGACATCATCGCCCAGGCCGGTCGTAAGGGTGCGGTAACGGTCGCGACGAACATGGCCGGGCGTGGTACCGACATCCACCTGGGGGGCAACCCCGAACATTTGGCCGCCGCCGAACTGCGGCAACGCGGGCTCGCCGATGCCGACGAGGACACCTACGCGGCGGAGTGGGAAGAGACGCTCAAGAAGTTCGAAGCCGCGTGCGAAGCCGAGGGCGACGAGGTATGTGATCTGGGCGGACTCTATGTGCTCGGTACCGAGCGGCACGAGTCGCGCCGCATCGACAACCAGCTCCGCGGTCGTTCCGGACGTCAGGGAGACCCGGGGGAGAGCCGTTTCTACCTGTCGCTGTCCGACGACCTGATGAAGCGTTTCAACGCCGACGTCGTGAAGGCGATGATGAACCGCCTCCGCGTGCCCGACGACGTGCCCATCGAATCCAAGATGGTCACCCGTCAGATCCAGTCGGCTCAGACTCAGATCGAATCGCACAACGGCGAAATCCGCAAGAAGGTCCTCGAATACGACGAGGTTCTGAACAAGCAGCGTGAAGTCGTCTACGGTGAGCGCCTCAAGGTGCTGAAGGGCGAACAGGTCACCGACCACATCACGAATATGATCGATGAGGTTTTGGCCGCCTACGTCGAAGGGGCCACTTCGGAGGGATATCCGGAGGAGTGGGACCTCGACGAGTTGTGGCGCGGATTGAAACAGCTGTACCCCGTCTCGATCAAACATAAGGATCTGGTGCGGGAAGCCGGGGACATCGACGACCTGGATCCGGACAGGATTCTCGAGGCGTTGAGCGAAGACGCTCACGGGGGGTATTCGCGGCGTCGTGCCGAATTCGGTGAAGAAGTCTTCGACGACTTGGAACGGCGCATTCTGCTACAGACGATCGACAAGAAGTGGCGGGAGCACCTCTACGAGGTCGATTATCTCAAACAGGGGATCAGTCTCCGTGCGTACGCGCAGCGTGATCCGCTGATCGAGTACAAGCGTGAAGCCTACGACATGTTCCAAACCATGATGGACGGCATCAAGGAGGACACGGTTCGTTTCCTCATGAACGCCGAAATCAAGGTGCGGACCGACTCGGAGGAATCGTCGCGGGCGCAGGCCGAGGTTCGTGGCATGGAAGCGGCCAAGGATCCGTCGCAGCTACGGCTGTCGGCTCCGACCATCGATGGGGCCGCCGGCAGCGGGGCCACCGAGGTCTCTTCGGCCGATAAGGACGGGCAGTCGGTCTTCCAGCGTCCTCCGCAGCCGGTCAAAGGCTCGAAACGGGATGTCAAACGGACACCGGGCGCGGGCCGGAAGGGCAGTGCCAAGGTCGCCGCAAAGAGTTCACAGAAGAGTCGGGGCCCGCGGAACTCCGAAGCTCCGCCCGCACAGCAGGCCAATCCACAGCAGCGCCGCAATGATGGTGCTCCGAACCGAAACGCGCCCTGCCACTGTGGGTCCGGTAAGAAGTTCAAGAAATGCCACGGTGCTCCCGGCGCGAATTAG
- the hpf gene encoding ribosome hibernation-promoting factor, HPF/YfiA family: MEIVVKGRNVEVPDHYRELVEEKIDSTISKFDAKAMHIDVELYHERNPRQSDHAQRVEITCRRKGPVIRAEASAADFRSAFEKASGKLATRLRKAADRKRIHAGGKSRPKSLAEASASLVNGGGGPLAGSAAVLEAPNNHKPKPEDVHFVSEDIDHFADIVEDHLPGQIVREKSHSGEPMTVDDALQNMELVGHDFYLFHDKDSGKPSVVYRRHAYDYGLLRLDM; the protein is encoded by the coding sequence GTGGAAATCGTCGTCAAAGGTCGTAACGTAGAAGTTCCTGACCACTATCGTGAGCTGGTTGAAGAAAAAATAGACAGCACCATCTCCAAGTTCGATGCCAAGGCCATGCACATCGATGTTGAGCTCTATCACGAACGCAATCCTCGACAAAGCGACCATGCTCAACGTGTGGAGATCACCTGCCGGAGAAAAGGCCCGGTTATTCGCGCCGAGGCCTCCGCCGCCGACTTCCGGTCAGCGTTCGAAAAGGCCAGTGGAAAACTGGCGACCCGACTGCGGAAAGCGGCCGACCGCAAACGCATCCACGCGGGCGGAAAATCGCGACCGAAATCCCTGGCCGAAGCCTCAGCAAGCCTGGTCAACGGTGGTGGTGGTCCACTGGCGGGTTCAGCGGCGGTGCTGGAGGCCCCCAACAATCACAAACCCAAACCCGAAGACGTGCACTTCGTCTCGGAGGATATCGACCATTTCGCCGACATAGTGGAAGATCATCTACCCGGCCAGATCGTGCGGGAGAAGTCCCATTCCGGGGAACCCATGACCGTCGACGACGCCCTGCAGAACATGGAACTGGTGGGCCACGACTTCTACCTCTTCCACGATAAAGACAGTGGCAAACCGTCGGTCGTCTACCGTCGTCACGCCTACGATTACGGCCTCTTGAGACTGGACATGTAG